A genomic segment from Luteibacter aegosomatis encodes:
- a CDS encoding TonB-dependent receptor — protein sequence MGEISTRRMPRHAALCMAICMGLTMGGAAHAANTDGSIVGRTRPGASVTVRDPSTGLTRTVTADRDGNYRFPFLPIGHYTLDSRLDGQPVGETAQVNVSLGNATTVNLVDRSKATTELEGVQVSAPVVISAVDVSSTETATNISREEIRRLPVDQNVQAVALLAPGVNKGNAGFGGISFGGSSVAENSFYVNGLNVTDFYNRNGFSQAPFAFYQEFQVKTGGYSVEFGRTTGGVVNAVTRSGTNEFKAGAEMTFEPSAWQAAAKNRYWDGERYITSSEDRYSRTKMNVYASGPIVKDKLFFFAMYEARGYTPQNTDNAGTVLTQNDTDSGFWGAKVDWHINDKNLLEFMAFSDKDKNVGKVYSYDYDTDTLGNKNDEIYSDTGGRNWAGTFTSYLVDNLSMKLMYGRNERESFTRGQSDLDCNPVARATGVAGPGVPLGCSTSTAVEKRNDTRKQSRADFEWALGDHVVRFGYDHEIDTSDYSRHYPGPGAFYYNIYPTTPGSTIENGGVVPGGYDAYVRARRYEIAGTFETTNSAYYVEDNWNITPDVLLNVGLRRDAFDNKTGEGRSYIKMDNMIAPRLGFSWDVMSDGTMKVFGNLGRYYLPVANVINIKQAGGLLDERTYYGFDGYRILDRNGSSYAVPILGPQIGGVDTSQGNGTVGDLRSEVDKHMDSVYQDEAILGFQQAISDTWSWGVSGTYRKLHDAIDDMNITATPQCGPAGKIGYVMANPGRNVTVWGDTDCDGVADGYLTIDTSKEGWALYDASGNYLGQRGWKKPKRTFASMEFQLDRAWDDKWMFNASYVLSWNRGNAEGPVNSDTNFDDTGRTENFDDPWVNLSSGYLPNDHRHQFKLRGTYAISKQWQVGANLTALSGSPITGYGVGNPYDRTVYHSYFICVENCTDPVSENRVYRASPRGASRTPWTFDLGASITYLLPLDEKNNLRVKLAVYNLLNQQRTLGVDQDLQTSVGGLNPTYLQPQRFQSPRFGQLTVSIDF from the coding sequence ATGGGGGAGATCAGCACGCGGCGCATGCCGCGCCACGCCGCGCTTTGCATGGCGATCTGCATGGGCCTGACGATGGGTGGCGCCGCGCATGCGGCCAATACCGACGGTTCGATCGTGGGTCGCACGCGGCCGGGTGCCAGCGTCACGGTGCGCGATCCGTCGACGGGGCTGACCCGCACGGTGACCGCCGACCGCGACGGAAACTACCGTTTTCCCTTCCTTCCCATCGGTCACTACACGCTGGACAGCCGTCTCGACGGCCAACCGGTCGGCGAGACCGCCCAGGTCAACGTGAGCCTGGGTAACGCCACCACGGTGAACCTCGTGGACCGTTCGAAGGCGACCACCGAACTCGAAGGCGTGCAGGTGAGCGCGCCGGTGGTGATATCGGCCGTGGACGTCAGCTCCACCGAAACCGCCACCAACATCAGCCGCGAGGAAATTCGCCGTCTGCCGGTGGACCAGAACGTACAGGCCGTGGCCCTGCTGGCGCCGGGCGTGAACAAGGGCAACGCGGGCTTCGGCGGCATCTCGTTCGGCGGTTCGTCGGTGGCGGAAAACTCGTTCTACGTGAACGGCCTGAACGTCACCGATTTCTATAACCGCAACGGCTTCTCCCAGGCTCCCTTCGCCTTCTACCAGGAGTTCCAGGTGAAGACCGGCGGCTACTCGGTGGAGTTCGGCCGCACCACCGGCGGCGTGGTCAACGCGGTCACGCGTTCGGGCACCAACGAGTTCAAGGCCGGTGCCGAGATGACCTTCGAACCCAGCGCCTGGCAGGCGGCCGCGAAGAACCGCTACTGGGACGGCGAGCGGTATATCACCTCGTCGGAAGACCGCTACTCGCGCACCAAGATGAACGTGTACGCGTCGGGTCCCATCGTGAAGGACAAGCTGTTCTTCTTCGCGATGTACGAGGCGCGGGGTTACACGCCGCAGAACACCGACAACGCGGGCACCGTGCTCACCCAGAACGACACCGACTCCGGCTTCTGGGGCGCGAAGGTCGACTGGCACATCAACGACAAGAACCTGCTCGAGTTCATGGCCTTCTCCGACAAGGACAAGAACGTGGGCAAGGTCTACAGCTACGACTACGACACCGATACGCTCGGCAACAAGAACGACGAGATCTACAGCGACACGGGCGGCCGCAACTGGGCGGGTACCTTCACCAGCTACCTGGTGGACAACCTGTCGATGAAACTCATGTACGGCCGCAACGAGCGCGAGTCGTTCACGCGCGGCCAGTCCGACCTCGACTGCAATCCCGTCGCGCGAGCCACCGGCGTCGCCGGCCCCGGCGTGCCGCTGGGATGCAGCACGAGCACGGCGGTGGAAAAACGCAACGACACGCGCAAGCAGTCGCGCGCGGACTTCGAGTGGGCGCTGGGCGACCACGTCGTGCGTTTCGGCTACGACCATGAAATCGACACCTCGGACTACTCGCGCCATTATCCCGGGCCGGGGGCGTTCTACTACAACATCTATCCGACCACGCCGGGATCCACCATCGAGAACGGCGGCGTGGTGCCCGGCGGGTACGATGCCTACGTCCGTGCCCGCCGCTACGAGATCGCCGGCACGTTCGAGACCACCAACAGCGCCTACTACGTCGAGGACAACTGGAACATCACGCCCGATGTCCTGCTCAACGTGGGCCTGCGCCGCGACGCCTTCGACAACAAGACCGGCGAGGGCCGCAGCTACATCAAGATGGACAACATGATCGCGCCGCGCCTGGGCTTCTCCTGGGACGTGATGAGCGACGGCACCATGAAGGTCTTCGGCAACCTCGGCCGTTATTACCTGCCGGTCGCCAACGTGATCAACATCAAGCAGGCCGGCGGCCTGCTCGACGAGCGCACCTACTACGGCTTCGACGGCTACCGGATCCTCGACCGCAACGGTTCGTCCTATGCGGTGCCCATCCTGGGGCCGCAGATCGGCGGCGTGGATACGTCGCAAGGCAACGGCACGGTGGGCGACCTGCGTTCCGAAGTCGACAAGCACATGGACTCGGTCTACCAGGACGAAGCCATCCTCGGCTTCCAGCAGGCCATCTCCGATACGTGGTCGTGGGGCGTGAGCGGCACCTATCGCAAGCTGCACGACGCCATCGACGACATGAACATCACGGCCACGCCGCAGTGTGGCCCCGCGGGCAAGATCGGCTACGTGATGGCCAATCCCGGACGCAACGTCACCGTATGGGGCGATACCGACTGCGACGGCGTGGCCGACGGTTACCTCACCATCGACACCTCGAAAGAGGGCTGGGCGCTCTACGACGCGTCGGGCAACTACCTCGGCCAACGCGGCTGGAAGAAGCCCAAGCGCACGTTCGCCTCGATGGAATTCCAGCTCGACCGCGCATGGGACGACAAGTGGATGTTCAACGCCTCGTACGTGCTGTCGTGGAATCGTGGCAATGCCGAGGGGCCGGTGAATTCCGACACCAATTTCGACGACACCGGCCGCACGGAAAACTTCGACGATCCCTGGGTGAACCTCTCCAGCGGCTACCTGCCGAACGACCATCGCCACCAGTTCAAGCTGCGCGGCACGTACGCGATCAGCAAGCAGTGGCAGGTGGGCGCGAACCTCACGGCGCTCTCGGGAAGCCCGATCACCGGATACGGCGTGGGCAATCCCTACGACAGGACCGTGTACCACAGCTATTTCATCTGCGTGGAGAACTGCACCGATCCGGTGTCGGAGAACCGGGTCTACAGGGCGTCGCCGCGCGGTGCGTCGCGCACGCCATGGACGTTCGACCTGGGCGCCAGCATCACCTACCTGTTGCCTCTGGACGAAAAGAACAACCTGCGCGTTAAGCTGGCGGTCTACAACCTGCTCAACCAGCAGCGCACGTTGGGCGTCGACCAGGACCTGCAGACCTCGGTCGGCGGGCTCAACCCGACCTACCTGCAGCCCCAGCGGTTCCAGTCGCCGCGGTTCGGGCAGTTGACGGTATCGATCGATTTTTGA
- a CDS encoding transglutaminase-like domain-containing protein, producing MAADRPGDTSLPSSPWPEPIASDIDAGHFRTAESAIAKALAQPGLDDTRRAALLFQRERMRRILLDFTLDADAVKTRLRKAIPDLTDAEFARWDAAGLLEKQVVDGRTLYFNRAPGNLFRISAEARARRKDPKPFDDGPNEILNDHHRAIRAEALRTGKVNVLPMRERVTQTLTVHPDAVPAGETIRAWIPYPQDIPGQQDDIRLVGSEPVKAEVAPASTAQRTAYLEKKAEAGKPTVFSVTYEVTLRGRYVDIDPAKVKRVPITPDLAPYVAERAPHVVFTDDMRAFSKNVVGEETNPYRIAQKLFAAVDDIPWAGAREYSTISNIGDYTLHAGHGDCGEQTLLLITLLRLNGIPARWQSGWIFSDDRYDNIHDWGQLYLAPYGWVPMDVTFGRLAPGAHARPGDDRLAWFYLGGLDAYRIAFNDDFSQPLVPAKTFFRSETVDSQRGEAEWKGGNLYFDQWDYDFRWQRLDMPQGGGPAR from the coding sequence GTGGCAGCCGATCGCCCCGGCGATACCAGCCTGCCCAGCTCGCCATGGCCCGAACCGATCGCGAGCGACATCGATGCCGGCCACTTCAGGACCGCCGAATCCGCCATCGCCAAGGCCCTCGCCCAACCGGGCCTCGACGATACCCGGCGAGCCGCGCTGCTCTTCCAGCGCGAACGCATGCGCCGCATCCTGCTCGACTTCACCTTGGACGCCGATGCGGTGAAGACGCGCCTGCGCAAGGCGATTCCCGATCTCACCGACGCCGAATTCGCGCGCTGGGACGCCGCGGGGCTGCTCGAGAAGCAGGTCGTCGACGGCCGCACGCTGTATTTCAATCGCGCTCCGGGCAACCTGTTCCGCATCAGCGCGGAGGCCCGGGCGCGACGGAAGGATCCCAAGCCGTTCGACGACGGTCCCAACGAAATCCTCAACGACCATCATCGCGCGATCCGCGCCGAGGCCTTGCGCACGGGCAAGGTCAACGTGTTGCCCATGCGCGAGCGGGTGACGCAGACGCTCACCGTGCACCCCGATGCGGTGCCGGCCGGCGAGACGATCCGTGCCTGGATTCCCTATCCGCAGGACATCCCGGGCCAGCAGGACGACATCCGTCTCGTCGGCAGCGAACCGGTCAAGGCCGAGGTCGCACCGGCATCCACCGCGCAACGCACGGCCTATCTGGAAAAGAAAGCCGAGGCAGGCAAGCCCACCGTCTTCTCGGTGACCTACGAGGTGACCCTGCGCGGCCGTTACGTCGACATCGATCCGGCGAAGGTGAAACGCGTGCCGATCACGCCCGACCTCGCGCCCTATGTGGCCGAGCGCGCACCGCACGTGGTCTTTACCGACGACATGCGCGCGTTCTCGAAGAACGTGGTGGGCGAGGAGACCAACCCCTACCGCATCGCGCAAAAGCTCTTCGCCGCCGTCGACGACATCCCCTGGGCCGGCGCACGCGAATACTCCACGATCTCCAACATCGGCGACTACACGCTGCACGCCGGCCACGGCGACTGCGGCGAGCAGACGTTGCTGCTCATCACGCTGCTTCGCCTCAACGGCATACCGGCGCGCTGGCAGTCGGGATGGATCTTCTCCGACGACCGTTACGACAATATCCACGACTGGGGCCAGCTCTATCTCGCGCCCTACGGCTGGGTGCCGATGGACGTGACGTTCGGACGTCTGGCGCCCGGCGCGCACGCCAGGCCGGGCGACGACCGCCTGGCGTGGTTCTACCTCGGCGGCCTGGACGCCTACCGCATCGCGTTCAACGACGACTTCTCGCAGCCGCTGGTACCGGCCAAGACGTTCTTCCGTTCGGAGACGGTCGATTCGCAGCGCGGCGAGGCCGAATGGAAGGGCGGCAACCTTTATTTCGACCAGTGGGACTACGACTTCCGCTGGCAGCGCCTGGACATGCCGCAGGGGGGCGGCCCGGCGCGCTGA
- a CDS encoding DUF819 domain-containing protein, which yields MIQSVWPYLAVMLLAAGFWPAIERRFGWKVFEVLPPIVLTYLTVTALSVAGTWTATPEIHAAQDMLVTRMVPALLFLLMINCDLRAILALGPRVLGVFACTAVSLFAAFVVTFLLFRHWMPGDGWKPLAALSGSWMGGTANMIAVKQAIGMADTSLATSLLTDALCYSMWVVVLFSVARLAPAFNRWTRAKSSADMAVAQTATRAPATGDSVLLWLGIAVGVAALSTVLGSLMPIGNMVSATTWTILIATAAGLVAAHTPLASLPGAQAVSSALLISVVAVLASQSSFAGIAAAPLYLVCGVTVIATHAVFLCLFARLFHFDLYLCGISSLAHIGGVAATPVLAATYSRSLVPVGILLALLGYILGTGFGLLVASVLSSLAS from the coding sequence GTGATCCAGTCGGTTTGGCCTTACTTGGCCGTGATGCTGCTTGCGGCGGGTTTCTGGCCCGCGATCGAACGCCGCTTCGGCTGGAAGGTGTTCGAGGTGCTCCCTCCCATCGTGCTCACCTATCTCACCGTCACGGCACTGTCGGTCGCCGGGACGTGGACGGCCACGCCGGAAATCCACGCGGCGCAGGACATGCTGGTGACCCGCATGGTGCCCGCCCTGCTTTTCCTGCTGATGATCAACTGCGACCTGCGCGCGATCCTCGCCCTGGGTCCACGCGTGCTGGGCGTCTTCGCCTGCACCGCGGTGAGCCTGTTCGCCGCCTTCGTCGTCACCTTTCTCCTCTTCCGCCACTGGATGCCCGGCGACGGCTGGAAGCCGCTGGCCGCGCTCTCGGGAAGCTGGATGGGCGGCACCGCGAACATGATCGCGGTGAAGCAGGCCATCGGCATGGCCGATACGTCACTGGCCACGTCGTTGCTCACCGATGCCCTGTGCTATTCGATGTGGGTGGTGGTGCTGTTCTCCGTCGCCCGCCTCGCGCCGGCGTTCAACCGCTGGACGCGAGCGAAGTCGAGTGCGGACATGGCGGTGGCGCAGACCGCGACGCGGGCACCGGCCACCGGCGACAGCGTGCTGCTCTGGCTGGGCATCGCCGTGGGCGTGGCCGCCCTGTCCACGGTGCTGGGCAGCTTGATGCCGATAGGCAACATGGTCTCGGCGACCACCTGGACCATCCTCATCGCCACCGCCGCGGGGCTCGTCGCCGCGCATACGCCGCTGGCAAGCCTGCCCGGCGCGCAGGCCGTGTCGAGCGCGCTGCTGATCTCGGTCGTGGCGGTGCTGGCGTCGCAGAGCAGTTTCGCCGGTATCGCCGCGGCGCCGCTGTACCTCGTGTGCGGCGTCACCGTCATCGCCACGCACGCGGTCTTCCTGTGCCTGTTCGCGCGCCTGTTCCACTTCGACCTTTACCTTTGCGGCATTTCCTCGCTCGCCCACATCGGCGGCGTCGCCGCCACGCCCGTACTGGCCGCCACGTATTCCCGCTCGCTGGTGCCTGTTGGCATCCTGCTGGCCCTGCTCGGTTATATCCTCGGCACGGGCTTCGGCTTGCTCGTGGCCTCCGTGCTGTCGTCGCTGGCTTCCTGA
- a CDS encoding SH3 domain-containing protein → MLRTTLLVAALALASAKAHSQAPSPIRSAPTPSGSTLPAEGVGADRIGETSLPPSGVLGVTDAQLDPSYWVSRLPDADAVVLDARAIAALNGKVARLDPSMHDIRHFGATLPREQVKGWIEKLTRAPSKPLFDIEGKPVPAATVDGIMANAALDAVPAEVTPRYGMAVRRSALRGYPTDLRVFSHAGDTDIDRFQESTLFPGDPLVVVHASRDGHWLFVVSPRYAAWTHADDVAYGDAKAIFAHVDATPYRVITGAKPDTVYTPEVPALSELQLDMGTRVPLDTSVPPDQPVNGQTAYTSWTLSLPVRDANGDLSFHPALLQRNADSSADYLPLTRANVIRQAFKFLGERYGWGHAYNGRDCSGFVSDVYRSMGVQMPRNTRDQSISPGLEHTVYTDKDDHDARVKAAMALEVGDLVYIPGHVMMVIGKIDGQPYVIHDVGGMSYRRDDGSLRHVKLNAVSVTPLLPMMFDGDATFVDRMTSIVRIR, encoded by the coding sequence ATGCTTCGCACCACCCTGCTGGTGGCGGCCTTGGCGCTCGCGTCGGCCAAGGCGCACTCGCAAGCCCCTTCGCCGATACGATCGGCTCCCACCCCTTCCGGTAGCACCCTTCCCGCCGAAGGGGTGGGAGCCGATCGTATCGGCGAAACGAGCCTGCCGCCTTCAGGAGTGCTCGGCGTCACCGACGCGCAGTTGGACCCCTCGTACTGGGTGAGCCGGCTGCCGGACGCCGACGCCGTGGTGCTCGACGCACGCGCCATCGCCGCGCTCAACGGCAAGGTGGCCCGGCTCGATCCGTCCATGCATGACATCCGCCACTTCGGCGCGACGTTGCCGCGCGAACAGGTGAAGGGCTGGATCGAAAAGCTCACCAGGGCGCCGTCGAAACCCCTGTTCGACATCGAAGGCAAGCCGGTACCCGCGGCCACCGTCGACGGCATCATGGCGAACGCCGCCCTCGACGCCGTACCCGCCGAGGTGACGCCACGTTACGGCATGGCCGTGCGCCGCAGCGCCCTGCGCGGTTATCCCACCGATCTTCGCGTGTTCAGCCACGCGGGCGATACCGACATCGACCGCTTCCAGGAAAGCACGTTGTTCCCCGGCGACCCGCTCGTGGTGGTTCACGCGAGCCGCGACGGCCACTGGCTCTTCGTGGTGAGCCCGCGCTATGCCGCGTGGACGCATGCCGACGACGTCGCCTACGGCGACGCGAAGGCGATCTTCGCGCACGTGGACGCCACGCCCTACCGGGTGATCACCGGCGCGAAACCCGACACCGTCTACACGCCCGAGGTACCCGCGCTTTCCGAACTGCAACTGGACATGGGCACGCGCGTGCCGCTGGATACCTCGGTGCCGCCGGACCAACCGGTGAACGGGCAGACCGCGTACACCTCGTGGACGCTCAGCCTGCCCGTGCGCGACGCGAACGGCGACCTGTCGTTCCATCCCGCCCTGCTCCAGCGCAACGCGGACTCGTCGGCGGACTACCTGCCGCTCACGCGGGCGAACGTCATCCGCCAGGCGTTCAAGTTCCTCGGCGAGCGGTACGGTTGGGGCCATGCCTACAACGGCCGCGACTGCAGCGGCTTCGTCTCCGACGTGTACCGGAGCATGGGCGTGCAGATGCCGCGCAACACGCGCGACCAGAGCATCAGCCCGGGCCTGGAACACACCGTGTACACGGACAAGGACGACCACGACGCCCGCGTGAAGGCGGCGATGGCGTTGGAGGTGGGCGACCTCGTCTACATCCCCGGCCACGTGATGATGGTGATCGGCAAGATCGACGGCCAGCCCTACGTGATCCACGATGTGGGCGGCATGAGCTACCGGCGGGACGACGGGAGCCTGCGCCACGTGAAGCTCAACGCGGTGTCCGTCACGCCCCTCCTGCCGATGATGTTCGACGGCGACGCCACCTTCGTCGACCGCATGACCAGCATCGTCCGCATCCGCTAA
- a CDS encoding dipeptide epimerase yields MKITDIRFGMLRVPLKTAFKTALRTVDTVEDIVVMVHTDDGRIGYGEAPATAVITGDTHGSVLDAIRHYIAPRIVGQDVADLNRLTRLIQGAMERNTSAKAAVEIAVYDLWGQLYGAPLYKLLGGGDPVITTDITISVDYIDKMVADSVSAVERGFESLKIKVGKDIGVDIERVRAIHAAVENRALLRLDANQGWTAKEAVYALHALEDAGVRLELVEQPVKARDLEGMRYVTERVHTPVMADESVFGPLEVMELIRMRAADIINIKLMKTGGISNAIRIADIAGLHGIDCMIGCMLESSISVAAAVHVAVAKADVITKVDLDGPSLCAYDPVDGGVTFNESEISITDAPGLGIREIRGLEAL; encoded by the coding sequence ATGAAGATCACCGACATCCGCTTCGGCATGCTCCGCGTGCCGCTCAAGACCGCCTTCAAGACCGCCCTGCGCACCGTCGACACCGTGGAAGACATCGTCGTGATGGTGCATACCGACGATGGCCGCATCGGCTACGGCGAAGCCCCGGCCACGGCGGTCATCACCGGCGACACGCACGGCTCCGTGCTCGATGCCATCCGCCACTACATCGCCCCGCGCATCGTCGGGCAGGACGTGGCCGACCTCAACCGCCTCACGCGCCTGATCCAGGGCGCGATGGAACGCAACACCAGCGCCAAGGCCGCCGTCGAGATCGCCGTCTACGACCTCTGGGGCCAGCTCTACGGCGCGCCGCTCTACAAGCTGCTCGGCGGCGGCGATCCGGTGATCACCACCGACATCACCATCAGCGTCGACTACATCGACAAGATGGTGGCCGATTCGGTATCCGCCGTGGAGCGCGGTTTCGAATCGCTGAAGATCAAGGTTGGCAAGGACATCGGCGTGGACATCGAACGCGTGCGCGCCATCCATGCCGCCGTGGAGAATCGCGCCCTGCTCCGCCTCGACGCCAACCAGGGCTGGACGGCGAAAGAGGCCGTCTATGCGTTGCACGCGCTGGAAGACGCCGGCGTGCGCCTGGAACTGGTCGAACAGCCGGTGAAGGCGCGCGACCTGGAAGGCATGCGCTACGTCACCGAGCGCGTGCATACGCCGGTGATGGCCGACGAGAGCGTGTTCGGCCCACTGGAAGTGATGGAACTCATCCGCATGCGCGCGGCGGACATCATCAACATCAAGCTGATGAAGACCGGCGGCATCTCCAACGCCATCCGCATCGCCGACATCGCCGGCCTGCACGGCATCGACTGCATGATCGGCTGCATGCTCGAATCGAGCATCAGCGTGGCTGCCGCCGTGCACGTGGCCGTCGCCAAGGCCGACGTCATCACCAAGGTGGACCTCGACGGTCCCTCGCTGTGCGCCTACGATCCGGTGGACGGCGGGGTCACCTTCAACGAGTCGGAAATCTCCATCACCGACGCCCCCGGTCTCGGCATCCGCGAAATCCGCGGCCTGGAAGCCCTTTAG
- a CDS encoding MurR/RpiR family transcriptional regulator — protein MSPLVKIRSERDRMSAVERRIADFVLENAQLLRDYSSQQLANALGISQSSVVKFTQKLGFRGYPDLKYSVGEAIGRADDGEAPDAGHAGDAVGAMLWERKTRAEEATGSINPPDVIAHAADAIGAAGKVFLIGLGEDDLHAHSFALRLSLLGIVAMRQHDVGGMAAQVGLAGAGDVLVVFSEHGRHPLLTKVARHFRERRGRVVSVTRHTANPLRAVADLSLVVAAHDDASYVQSLIYQSTVQQLMDRVFVHLCEGDGGRHQRYVDALDRIHRLFEP, from the coding sequence ATGTCTCCTCTGGTGAAGATCCGCTCCGAACGCGACCGCATGTCGGCGGTGGAGCGGCGCATCGCCGATTTCGTGCTGGAAAACGCCCAGTTGCTGCGGGACTACTCGTCTCAGCAACTCGCGAACGCGCTGGGCATCAGCCAGTCGAGCGTCGTGAAATTCACCCAGAAGCTGGGCTTTCGTGGCTATCCCGACCTCAAGTACTCCGTCGGCGAGGCCATCGGCCGCGCCGACGACGGTGAAGCACCCGATGCCGGGCATGCCGGCGACGCGGTGGGCGCGATGCTCTGGGAGCGAAAGACGCGGGCGGAAGAAGCCACCGGATCGATCAATCCGCCGGACGTCATCGCCCATGCCGCCGACGCGATCGGTGCCGCCGGCAAGGTATTCCTCATCGGCCTGGGCGAAGACGACCTGCACGCGCACTCGTTCGCGCTGCGCCTGTCGCTCTTGGGTATCGTCGCCATGCGCCAGCACGACGTCGGCGGCATGGCGGCACAGGTCGGTTTGGCCGGTGCCGGCGACGTGCTGGTCGTGTTCTCCGAACACGGCCGGCACCCCCTGCTGACCAAGGTCGCCCGCCACTTCCGCGAGCGGCGCGGTCGCGTGGTGAGCGTCACGCGGCACACCGCCAACCCGCTTCGCGCGGTGGCCGACCTTTCGCTCGTGGTCGCCGCGCACGACGATGCCTCCTACGTGCAGTCGCTGATCTACCAGTCGACCGTGCAGCAGCTGATGGATCGCGTCTTCGTCCATTTGTGCGAAGGCGACGGGGGCCGGCACCAGCGTTACGTGGACGCCCTCGATCGCATCCACCGGCTATTCGAACCCTGA